The Cryobacterium roopkundense sequence CTGCGCGGGTTCGACCGCGGCCGCGGCGGCGTCGTCCACGAGGTCGAGGGAGTTGCGATTGAACGTGGGGTAGCTGGGCATCCAGCCACGCTTAGCCGATTCCACGAGGCAGTCTGCGGTCGTGCGTCCGGCGAAGGTGCCGTTGCCGAGCGGGGTCGACAGCACATCGGCGGACAGCCCGTCGTAGCGCCATTGGTCTGTGGCGAGGTAGAAGAACCCTGTTCCGATCATCTGGCGCGCCGGCCGCACCCAGTCGAGGGCGAAGGCGTACTGGCCGTAGCCGGTGAGCGGGCGCACCTTTTCCTGGCCCACGTAGTGCGCCCAGCCACCGCCGTTCACGCCCTGGCAGCCTGTCATCGTGGTGAGCGCGAGGAACGCGCGGTAGATCGTGTCGGAGTGGAACCAGTGGTTCGTGCCGGCACCCATCAAAATCATCGAGCGCCCACCGGAGTCCTCGGCGTTCTGCGCGAACTCGCGGCCGATACGCGCGGCGGCCTGCCACGGCACCGAGGTGATCTCTTCCTGCCAGGCCGGGGTGCCCGGCGAGGAGGCGTCGTCATAACCGGCGGGCCACACGCCAGGCAGGCCGGGCCGGCCCACGCCGTACTGGGCGAGGAGCAGGTCGAACACCGTCGTCACGAGCTGGCCGGCCACCGTGCGCACGGGAACGCCGCGGCGGATGATGCCCGCGCCACCGGCGTGCTGCACGCCCTCGTCGTCGGTCTCGGGTGACACGTCGAAGCGGGGCAGGTCGACGGCCACTGATGCACCGTCGTGGTCGGCGGCATCCGCTATCGACAGAAGCGGCTCATGACCCTCAAGGTCGAGGTTCCACTTTCCCTTGTCGGTCTCGCTGAAGCGGTGCCCGATCGAGCCGTTGGGCACGAAGGGGGTGCCGTCGGCGTTGAGCATCACGGTCTTGAAGGCGGCGCTCGCCACGGATGCCGCCGCTCCCGGCAGTGCGTCGGCGGTGACGAATTTGCCGGGAACGTAGGCGTCGCCGCGTGGTTTCAGGGCGATGAGGTACGCCGAGTCGCTGAACTTCGTGAGGTAGTCGACGAAGCGCGGGGTGCGGCGGTCCACCAGGAATTCGCGCAGCACCACGTGACCCATCGCGAGGGCGAGGGCGCCGTCAGTGCCGGGGTGCACGGCGAGCCACTCGTCGGCGAACTTGGAGTTGTCGGCATAGTCGGGCGAGACGGTGATGACCTTCTGGCCGCGATACCGGGCCTCCACCATGAAGTGGGCGTCGGGCGTGCGCGTGACGGGCACGTTGGAGCCCCACATGATGAGGTAGCTCGAGTTCCACCAGTCGGCGGATTCCGGCACGTCGGTCTGGTCGCCGAACACCTGCGGGCTTGCCACGGGCAGGTCGGCGTACCAGTCGTAGAACGAGAGCATGGTGCCGCCGAGCAGCGAGATGAAGCGGTTGCCCACGCCCTGGCTGACGATCGACATTGCCGGGATCGGGGAGAAGCCCACGATGCGGTCGGGTCCGTACTTCTTGATGGTGTGCACGTGGGCGGCGGCCACGATTTCGGCCGCCTCGTCCCAGCTGGCGCGCACGAGCCCGCCGTGCCCGCGCGCGCTCTTGTAGGCGCGTGCGGTCTCCGGATTCGCCGTGATCTCGGCCCACGCCAGCACGGGATCGCCCAGGCGCGCCTTCGCCTCGCGATAGATGTCGAGCAGCACGCCGCGCACGTAGGGGTAGCGAACGCGGGTGGGCGAGTAGGTGTACCAGCTGAACGCGGCGCCGCGGGGGCAGCCGCGGGGCTCGTACTCGGGGCTGTCCGGACCCACGGAGGGGTAGTCCGTCTGCTGGGTTTCCCACGTGATGATGCCGTCTTTCACGTAGACCTTCCACGAGCAGGAACCCGTGCAGTTCACGCCGTGGGTGGAGCGCACCTCTTTGTCGTGCGTCCAGCGGTCACGGTAGAACGAGTCGGCCGCGCGCCCCCCGGAGAGGAACACACTGCGCAGGTCTTTCGAGGTTTCGCCGCGGCGGAGAAACCGGCCGAGGCCCAGCAAGGCGTCGGCCACGGGCCCGTCGGTGCCCGTCTTGAGTGTCGTGCGTGTCACGTGCGTGCCCCCTGCGATACCCGGGGAGGCCGATCGGCCGCCCGTATACCCCAGCCTCGCCGCCGGCGAAAAACGCTACAAGCTCAGAACACCGTGAATAATGTTTTGCTCGGGTTCGGTTCCGGCTTCGGTCTTGGTTCCGCAGTGCTGCAGATCGAGCGTGCAGTTCTGCGGCGCCTGAACGAGGTGCAGCTGTCGCGCGCGCAGCGGGCCCTCTGCCTGGTCGAGAACGCCCTGAATGAGCGTGAAGTGCACGCGGCAGACCTCGGGGTTCGACTTCACCATCTCGGAGTACGGGCAGTCGCGCAGGTGCACCTGCAACCCACCGGGGTCGACGCTCGCATCAAAGCCGGACTGGTCGAGGTGGTCATCGAGGGCGTCCAGCTGCCGCTGCACCGGCGTGAGGGCAGCGGATGCCGGCTCGTGGCCGTGGGCCGATGTCGGGGTGGCGGGCGGCAACATCCGTCGTACCTGCTCGGCGCGTTGCAGCGCCGCCTCCACCTTGCGCCCACGAATCGAGCCCTCGGCACGATCGACCCCTTCGGCCGCGGAGTACAGCATCCTGGGGCGGCCCTTAATGTCGCGGCGTTCAGGTTCGCAGGTCACGAAGCCGTCGTGCACCAGACGGTCGAGGTGTTCCCGCGTGGTGTTCTGGTGCAGGCCCGTGGCCTCGGCGAGATCGCCGATGGTCATGGTGCCGCGCCGCTGCAGCTGGTTGAGCAGGGTGATTCGGCTCAGACTCGCGAGAGTCTTAAAGCCCGGCGGGTGCGCGGTCATCTGTCAAGTATGCGGGTCGAAAACCCGGTGAGCACGGTTTTTTTGGGGGCGGGGCGTATCAGCGGCGAGGTGCCCGCGGGGCTGGCGGCGGGGGAACTTCCTTGGCGGCCTCAACGTCGGAGAGGGCGAGCGTGACGAGCCCGCGT is a genomic window containing:
- a CDS encoding nitrate reductase subunit alpha — translated: MTRTTLKTGTDGPVADALLGLGRFLRRGETSKDLRSVFLSGGRAADSFYRDRWTHDKEVRSTHGVNCTGSCSWKVYVKDGIITWETQQTDYPSVGPDSPEYEPRGCPRGAAFSWYTYSPTRVRYPYVRGVLLDIYREAKARLGDPVLAWAEITANPETARAYKSARGHGGLVRASWDEAAEIVAAAHVHTIKKYGPDRIVGFSPIPAMSIVSQGVGNRFISLLGGTMLSFYDWYADLPVASPQVFGDQTDVPESADWWNSSYLIMWGSNVPVTRTPDAHFMVEARYRGQKVITVSPDYADNSKFADEWLAVHPGTDGALALAMGHVVLREFLVDRRTPRFVDYLTKFSDSAYLIALKPRGDAYVPGKFVTADALPGAAASVASAAFKTVMLNADGTPFVPNGSIGHRFSETDKGKWNLDLEGHEPLLSIADAADHDGASVAVDLPRFDVSPETDDEGVQHAGGAGIIRRGVPVRTVAGQLVTTVFDLLLAQYGVGRPGLPGVWPAGYDDASSPGTPAWQEEITSVPWQAAARIGREFAQNAEDSGGRSMILMGAGTNHWFHSDTIYRAFLALTTMTGCQGVNGGGWAHYVGQEKVRPLTGYGQYAFALDWVRPARQMIGTGFFYLATDQWRYDGLSADVLSTPLGNGTFAGRTTADCLVESAKRGWMPSYPTFNRNSLDLVDDAAAAAVEPAQYVIDSLEDGSLEYSCEDPDAPENFPRVLVVWRANILGSSGKGNEYFLKHLLGTDSAVRAPESPVEKRPSTMKWHEEAPEGKLDLLVTSDFRMTSTTIYSDVVLPPATWYEKNDLSTTDMHPFIHSFNPAIAPPWQAKTDFDSFHFLAQKISELSVGHLGVRHDLVATPLLHDTPDAMATPHGTVLNDQPLIPGLTMPKLAVVERDYPAFAAQLGALGPLTAAHGMVTKGVKFTPDEEVEYLGRVNGLMPDGPAKGRPRLTTAIHACEMVLALSGTTNGRLGTQGFRALEERTGTKLAHLASDNAGRRFSYPDVQGAPVPVLTSPEWSGSEHGGRRYSAFTINVEHLKPWHTLTGRQHFYLDHDWMIELGESLPVFRPPLDMHRLFNDSIVGSTAATGDPAAKGRAEVAVRYLTPHSKWSIHSEYQDNLLMLSLSRGGPTIWMSPQDAEKIDVRDNDWIESYNRNGVVVARAVVSHRMPEGTVYMYHAKDRTINVPVAETSGKRGGTNNSLTRILLKPSHLIGGYAQLSFAFNYLGPTGNQRDEVTVIRRRSQEVEY
- a CDS encoding helix-turn-helix transcriptional regulator; the encoded protein is MTAHPPGFKTLASLSRITLLNQLQRRGTMTIGDLAEATGLHQNTTREHLDRLVHDGFVTCEPERRDIKGRPRMLYSAAEGVDRAEGSIRGRKVEAALQRAEQVRRMLPPATPTSAHGHEPASAALTPVQRQLDALDDHLDQSGFDASVDPGGLQVHLRDCPYSEMVKSNPEVCRVHFTLIQGVLDQAEGPLRARQLHLVQAPQNCTLDLQHCGTKTEAGTEPEQNIIHGVLSL